A stretch of the Capsicum annuum cultivar UCD-10X-F1 chromosome 10, UCD10Xv1.1, whole genome shotgun sequence genome encodes the following:
- the LOC124888025 gene encoding uncharacterized protein LOC124888025, with protein MESDPFKYKGNSTKIVHPYLTPTVHKMEQRYMKTFKPYMDEVKDTSIDALKAELKGVTVLTLSAEVADEEEDLGDHHYIPSPPPACDYASLSGLKTSPDASNDDDLRERVALLEKSLLDISPFVRIKKNKKKQQKEVHLDNPLLADIK; from the exons ATGGAAAGCGACCCGTTTAAGTACAAAGGAAATAGCACAAAG attGTGCACCCGTACCTTACCCCTACTGTCCATAAGATGGAGCAGAGATACATGAAAACTTTTAAACCATACATGGATGAAGTTAAGGATACGTCCATCGATGCGTTGAAGGCAGAGCTAAAAGGCGTGACTGTCCTGACTTTATCAGCGGAGGTCGCGgacgaagaagaagatttgggtgACCACCATTATATTCCAAGTCCACCACCTGCTTGTGATTATGCTAGTTTAAGTGGACTTAAAACCTCACCAGACGCTTCTAATGATGATGACCTGCGCGAGCGCGTTGCCTTGCTCGAGAAAAGTCTACTGGATATTTCTCCTTTTGTTAGAatcaagaagaataagaagaagcaacaaaaagaag tgCACCTCGACAATCCCCTCTTAGCCGACATCAAGTAA